The genomic DNA AACGATTCCAGCACAAGGTGGTATGGTAAACCTACCAGCAGTTATTGTTACGTTGGTGATAACTTGGTTATTATCACGAGGTACGAAAGAAAGTAAACGTGTGAATAACATAATGGTATTAATTAAAATTGGTATTGTTGTTTTATTCATTGCAGTTGGTGTATTCTACGTGAAACCAGAAAACTGGATACCATTTGCACCTTACGGTTTAAGTGGAGTGTTCGCAGGGGGAGCAGCAGTATTCTTTGCTTTCTTAGGATTTGATGCATTAGCAACTTCTGCTGAAGAAGTAAAAAATCCACAACGTGATCTACCAATTGGTATTATTGCTTCGCTAGTTATTTGTACAATCATTTATGTTGTAGTTTGTCTCGTTATGACAGGTATGGTTTCTTATAAGGAATTAGATGTACCTGAAGCTATGGCATATGTGTTAGAAGTTGTAGGACAAGATAAAGTGGCTGGTGTAATTGCTATTGGAGCTGTAATCGGTATTATGGCTGTAATTTTCGCTTACATTTATGCAACAACTCGTGTATTCTTCGCGATGAGCCGTGACGGTTTATTGCCAAAATCTTTCGCGAAAATTAACAAGAAGACTGAAGCACCAACATTTTCAGTTTGGTTAACAGGAATTGGTAGTGCTTTAATTGCTGGATTTATCGATTTAAAAGAATTGTCGAATTTAGCGAATATTGGAGCGTTATTAACATTCGCCATGGTTGGTGTAACTGTTATCATTCTTCGTAAAACGCATCCGAAATTACAACGTGGATTTATGGTACCACTTGTACCGATCTTACCGATTATTTCAGTTGCATGTTGTGTATTCTTAATGGTAAATTTACCATTAAAAACATGGATATACTTCGGTGTTTGGTTAGCAATTGGAGTAGTTGTATACTTTGTATATTCGAAAAAGCATAGTCATTTAAAAGACGATGGAAGTTCGCAGGATAATTTAGAACAAGCTAATTAAAAGCTTAATTAAAAGGGATATAAGTATAGTAAGCCTTGTGCGTCTAGGGAACGCGCAAGGCTTTTTCTTTTGTGCAAAGTGTACATCCTTTTTTGTATGAGAATGTAATTGATGCGGAAAATATGTGTAGATCTTTTTAAAATGTGAACGAAATGTTCAAAAAAATGTATTAGATTTCATTGACACATATGAATGGACGCTCATATAATAAAGGTATAAGATATATGAATGATTGTTCATATGTTCAAATAAAGAGGTGAGCTATAATGGCTGGAAATAAAGTAGAAACACCACAAGAGACATGTTCTCAAACGATAATCCATGAAGAAGTTGTGGATCAAGTAAAACAAACAATTCCAACTGATGACAGTTTAAGTAAAGTAGCAGAATTATTTAAAGTATTAGGCGATCGTACACGTACGAGAATATTACATGCATTATTTGAAGCTGAAATGTGTGTTTGTGATTTAGCTTATTTATTAGGAATGACACAATCATCTATTTCACATCAGCTTCGTGTGTTAAAGCAAGCGAAACTTGTAAAGAATCGTAAAGAAGGAAAGGTCGTTTATTATTCGTTAGCTGACCAGCACGTAATTCATATCTTCGAGCAAGCGTTTGAACATGTAAACGAGGAAGAATAAAAAAGAACGCGAGGAGGGAGAACGATGGCTGAAGCATTAGTGAAAAAGAAACTGATGTTAGAAGGTTTAGATTGTGCGAACTGTGCAATGAAAATTGAAAAAGGTGTTGGGAATATAGAAGGAGTAAATTCTTGCTCTGTAAATTTCGCGACAAAAACAATGGTTTTAGAGACAGCACAAAATAAAGAAAACGAAGTTGTTACAGAAGCAAAACAACTCGTTACAAAATTAGAGCCACACATTAAAGTGCAAGAAGAAAAAAATACAAAAGTGGCAAAAGAAGTATTTATATTAGAAGGTTTAGATTGCGCGAACTGTGCGATGAAGATTGAAAATAAGGTTAAGGAAATGCCGACTGTTTCAGCAGCAACTGTTGATTTCGTATCAAAGAAATTACGAGTTGAAGTAGCGAATAAAAGAGAATTAGAAGCGACTGTAGCCAATATAACAAATGTCGTTCAAAAGTTAGAACCAGATGTGAAAGTTGTTCGTGAAGAAAAGGGTGGCCATGACCACGGGCATAGTCACGACCATGGTGAAGCAAATGTGAAAAAGATGGTAGGACGATTAGTGGTCGGCGGAATTTTGACAGCAATTGCTGCATTAGCTGGCTTACCACAAATGATAACAATTCCGTTATTCGTCCTTGCGTATTTATTAATAGGTGGAGATATCGTTTGGAGAGCGGTAAGAAACATAACTCGTGGCCAAGTGTTCGATGAGAACTTCTTAATGGCAATTGCAACACTAGGAGCTTTTGCGATTCAGCAATACCCAGAAGCAGTTGCAGTAATGTTATTCTATCAAGTAGGAGAACTATTCCAAAGTATTGCGGTGAACCGTTCTCGAAAGTCAATTACTTCATTAATGGATATTCGTCCTGATTACGCGAATGTAAAGGTTGGAAATGAAACGAAACAAGTATCACCAGAAGATGTACAAATCGGCGATTATATCATCGTGAAACCTGGTGAGAAAGTACCGTTAGACGGAAAAGTAGTTGAAGGGACATCAATGGTAGATACTTCAGCGTTGACTGGTGAATCTGTACCACGTGAAGTTGAAGTTGGAAATGATGTACTAAGTGGTTTTGTGAACCAAAATGGTGTATTAACAATTGAAGTTACAAAAGAATTTGGTGAATCAACTGTATCGAAAATTTTAGATTTAGTTCAAAATGCAAGCAGTAAAAAAGCGCCAACAGAAAACTTTATTACGAAGTTCGCACGTTATTACACTCCAGTTGTAGTTATTACAGCAGCGATTATGGCGTTTATTCCACCACTTATTTTAGAAGGAGCTACATTTGCTGATTGGATTTATAGAGCTTTAGTGTTCTTAGTAATCTCTTGTCCATGTGCGTTAGTTGTATCTATTCCTCTTGGGTTCTTTGGAGGTATCGGTGGTGCATCTAAAAGTGGTGTGTTAGTAAAAGGAAGTAACTATTTAGAAGCTTTAAATGATGTGAAATATATTGTTTTTGATAAAACAGGAACATTAACAAAAGGTGTCTTCAAAGTTACAAAAATGGAACCAAGCGAAGGTATTACAAATGAAGAATTATTAGAGTATGCAGCATTTGCTGAAGTGTATTCTAATC from Bacillus basilensis includes the following:
- a CDS encoding amino acid permease, which codes for MANLFKKKSVTQLLGESKSKTLTKTLGAFDLTMLGIGAIIGTGVLVLTGLVAARDAGPAVIFSFMIAAIVCGFAALCYAEVASTLPVSGSVYTYSYATIGEFVAHLMGWTLLSVYVVTTAAVAGGWTGYFHNLVSGLGLEIPKALLTIPAQGGMVNLPAVIVTLVITWLLSRGTKESKRVNNIMVLIKIGIVVLFIAVGVFYVKPENWIPFAPYGLSGVFAGGAAVFFAFLGFDALATSAEEVKNPQRDLPIGIIASLVICTIIYVVVCLVMTGMVSYKELDVPEAMAYVLEVVGQDKVAGVIAIGAVIGIMAVIFAYIYATTRVFFAMSRDGLLPKSFAKINKKTEAPTFSVWLTGIGSALIAGFIDLKELSNLANIGALLTFAMVGVTVIILRKTHPKLQRGFMVPLVPILPIISVACCVFLMVNLPLKTWIYFGVWLAIGVVVYFVYSKKHSHLKDDGSSQDNLEQAN
- a CDS encoding metalloregulator ArsR/SmtB family transcription factor translates to MAGNKVETPQETCSQTIIHEEVVDQVKQTIPTDDSLSKVAELFKVLGDRTRTRILHALFEAEMCVCDLAYLLGMTQSSISHQLRVLKQAKLVKNRKEGKVVYYSLADQHVIHIFEQAFEHVNEEE
- a CDS encoding heavy metal translocating P-type ATPase; its protein translation is MAEALVKKKLMLEGLDCANCAMKIEKGVGNIEGVNSCSVNFATKTMVLETAQNKENEVVTEAKQLVTKLEPHIKVQEEKNTKVAKEVFILEGLDCANCAMKIENKVKEMPTVSAATVDFVSKKLRVEVANKRELEATVANITNVVQKLEPDVKVVREEKGGHDHGHSHDHGEANVKKMVGRLVVGGILTAIAALAGLPQMITIPLFVLAYLLIGGDIVWRAVRNITRGQVFDENFLMAIATLGAFAIQQYPEAVAVMLFYQVGELFQSIAVNRSRKSITSLMDIRPDYANVKVGNETKQVSPEDVQIGDYIIVKPGEKVPLDGKVVEGTSMVDTSALTGESVPREVEVGNDVLSGFVNQNGVLTIEVTKEFGESTVSKILDLVQNASSKKAPTENFITKFARYYTPVVVITAAIMAFIPPLILEGATFADWIYRALVFLVISCPCALVVSIPLGFFGGIGGASKSGVLVKGSNYLEALNDVKYIVFDKTGTLTKGVFKVTKMEPSEGITNEELLEYAAFAEVYSNHPIAQSIRNAYGKSIDEKIIDDYSEISGHGTVVKVQGKEIFAGNAKLMRKENITFKQPETVGTLVHVAVDGKYAGYIVISDEVKEDSKQAIQKLKELGIKKTVMLTGDAKLVGEAVGKELGLDEVHAELLPQQKVEEIEKIDAAKHGKEKVAFVGDGINDTPVLARADVGIAMGGLGSDAAIEAADIVIMTDEPSKIATAVNIAKRTRRIVWQNIIFALGVKGLVLLLGAFGIATMWEAVFSDVGVTLLAVLNAMRVLQVKDL